One genomic region from Lycorma delicatula isolate Av1 chromosome 1, ASM4794821v1, whole genome shotgun sequence encodes:
- the LOC142331265 gene encoding uncharacterized protein LOC142331265 isoform X3 encodes MDVDKSHSLPPEKDDPLQVENSNISLAAAGVKIATVKLEQFDVKQEVDLGVEPIDLVGEVTESSLKAENCVTHCKHNSIHNHGITHRDDECCNDSYKESISEFMEKKIEEIKESYVCLNSFLNKVECNKNSCLRDRVLCHNSSEVFKKKIPNSFHKSACKFKCVIQDESCRDNHFGFPFNSHEKNDNVSSGIINNDAVLKFENCNSKKSNIINNQLMKGTNRDIGDGTKHNDDYCQNTFLSQNSSINSSEKKFTCNICQKSFSQSCNLKTHLSIHTGEKKFRCNFCEKSFIQNGNLKTHLSIHTSEKKFKCNYCEKSFNQKGNLMKHLTIHTGEKKFLCNICQKSFSQKTHLKIHLSIHIGEKKFTCNFCQKSFVHSSTLKSHISTHTGEKNFKCNICQMSFSLSSTLKRHLATHTGEKNFTCNLCQKSFSHSDSLKRHVSIHSGEKKFICKVCKISFRQKGHLTRHLSIHTSEKRFMCNFCKKCFADYSNLKRHCSIHTGEKRFVCSFCQKCFRLNSSLKRHLSLHTRDN; translated from the exons gaTGTTGATAAATCCCATTCATTGCCGCCAGAAAAAGATGATCCACTTCAAGTAGAGAATAGTAATATTTCATTGGCTGCTGCTGGTGTGAAAATAGCAACAGTTAAATTAGAGCAATTTGATGTGAAACAAGAAGTG GATCTTGGTGTAGAGCCAATTGATTTGGTGGGGGAAGTTACTGAGAGTAGTTTAAAGGCAGAAAATTGTGTAACTCATTGTAAACATAACTCTATACACAATCATGGAATCACCCATAGAGATGATGAGTGCTGCAATGATTCAtataaagaaagtatttcagAGTTCatggagaaaaaaattgaagaaattaaagagtcttatgtttgtttaaattcatttttaaataaagtagaatgtaataaaaacagttgtttaagGGATAGAGTACTTTGTCATAACTCCagtgaagtatttaaaaaaaaaattccaaacagtTTTCATAAAAGTGCATGTAAGTTTAAATGCGTCATTCAGGATGAGTCTTGTCGTGATAATCATTTTGGATTTCCTTTTAACTCACATGAGAAAAATGACAATGTTAGTAGtggtataattaataatgatgcggtattaaaatttgaaaattgtaacagtaagaaaagtaacattataaataatcagTTAATGAAAGGTACTAATAGAGACATTGGTGATGGAACAAAACATAATGACGATTATTGTCAGAATACTTTTCTAAGTCAAAATTCTTCTATTAAtagtagtgaaaaaaaattcacttgtaatatttgtcaaaagtcttttagtCAGAGTTGTAATTTGAAAACTCATCTATCCATTCATACAGGTGAGAAAAAATTCAgatgtaatttttgtgaaaagtcTTTTATTCAAAATGGCAATTTAAAGACACACCTCTCCATTCATACCagtgagaaaaaattcaaatgtaattatTGTGAGAAATCTTTTAATCAGAAAGGTAACTTAATGAAACATCTTAccattcatactggtgaaaaaaagtttttatgtaatatttgtcaaaagtcttttagtCAGAAAACTCATCTGAAGATCCACCTGTCCATTCATattggtgagaaaaaattcacatgtaattTCTGTCAAAAGTCTTTTGTTCATAGTTCTACTTTGAAATCACATATTTCCactcatactggtgagaaaaattttaaatgtaatatttgtcaAATGTCTTTTTCTCTGAGCTCGACTTTGAAAAGACACCTTGCTActcatactggtgaaaaaaatttcacctgTAATTTATGTCAGAAATCTTTTAGTCACAGTGATAGTTTAAAAAGACATGTTTCCATTCATagtggtgagaaaaaattcatttgtaaggTGTGTAAAATATCTTTTCGTCAGAAAGGTCATTTAACAAGACACCTATCTATTCATACTAGTGAGAAAagatttatgtgtaatttttgcaaaaaatgctTTGCTGATTATTCTAATTTGAAGAGACACTgttctattcatactggtgagaaaagaTTTGTCTGCAGTTTTTGTCAGAAATGTTTTCGTTTGAATTCTTCTTTGAAAAGACATCTTTCCCTTCATACCAgagataattaa